In Leucobacter insecticola, one DNA window encodes the following:
- a CDS encoding MFS transporter, translated as MTLQSDPPREAKPATDPVNILTGPLPVAERHALDRTKRRVLLAGSVGQFIEFYDFSLYGLSAITLSQLFFPGESPVAALLATFATFGVAFLIRPLGGLFFGALGDRYGRRPVLYATLLTIGGATAAIGLLPTFAQIGVFAPILLVLCRLLQGFSAGGESVGAPAFVFEHAPKNRRGFWLNITLAATALPSVVGGTLILVLSSNMDADAFQSWGWRVPFLLALPLALFGLWIRSRTEESEAFKQVQASRAGEVHTPIRDAFRENWLKMLQVIMVMGLTAMGFYFLTGYFVSYVQTAGELSREQSLLINAAAMMLYALVLPVGGILGDRVGRKPMLIAGSLVIAVLAVPAFMLVTSGSLMLALLGQFLFVLCLCTYGGGCYTFFVEIFTTRTRFTSAAVSYNVGYALFGGTAPFIGTWLVDATKLNASPGIYVAIAAAIVFLVLVFTNVPETHPLKRRATQGVHA; from the coding sequence ATGACGCTTCAATCCGATCCACCGCGCGAGGCCAAACCGGCCACCGACCCCGTCAATATCCTCACGGGCCCCCTGCCCGTCGCCGAGCGCCACGCGCTTGACCGCACAAAACGCCGCGTGTTGCTTGCGGGCAGCGTCGGCCAGTTCATCGAGTTCTACGATTTCAGTCTCTACGGACTCTCGGCCATCACACTCTCGCAACTCTTCTTCCCGGGCGAAAGCCCCGTCGCCGCGCTGCTTGCGACATTCGCGACCTTCGGAGTCGCGTTCCTCATTCGGCCCCTCGGCGGCCTGTTCTTTGGTGCGCTCGGAGATCGCTACGGGCGGCGGCCCGTGCTGTACGCGACGCTCCTCACCATCGGCGGAGCAACGGCAGCTATCGGACTGCTGCCCACCTTCGCCCAAATCGGCGTGTTCGCACCGATCCTGCTGGTCCTCTGCCGACTTCTCCAGGGTTTCTCCGCGGGTGGCGAATCCGTCGGCGCCCCCGCATTCGTCTTCGAGCACGCACCCAAGAACCGGCGCGGATTCTGGCTCAACATCACCCTCGCGGCCACCGCGCTGCCGTCGGTTGTTGGCGGCACGCTGATCCTGGTGCTGTCCTCAAACATGGACGCAGATGCCTTCCAAAGCTGGGGCTGGCGGGTGCCGTTCCTGCTCGCGCTGCCACTAGCGCTGTTCGGGTTGTGGATCCGATCCCGCACCGAGGAATCCGAGGCGTTCAAGCAGGTGCAAGCTAGCCGCGCAGGTGAGGTCCACACCCCGATCCGCGACGCCTTCCGCGAAAACTGGCTGAAGATGCTGCAGGTCATCATGGTTATGGGGCTCACCGCGATGGGCTTCTACTTCCTCACCGGCTACTTCGTCTCCTACGTCCAGACCGCGGGCGAGCTCAGCCGCGAACAATCGCTGCTGATCAACGCCGCAGCCATGATGCTGTACGCGCTGGTGCTACCCGTCGGCGGGATCCTGGGCGACCGGGTTGGCCGCAAGCCCATGCTCATCGCGGGGTCGCTCGTGATCGCGGTGCTCGCGGTGCCCGCGTTCATGCTCGTGACCTCCGGCTCGCTCATGCTCGCTCTGCTCGGTCAGTTCCTCTTTGTGCTGTGCCTGTGCACCTATGGCGGTGGCTGCTACACCTTCTTCGTGGAGATCTTCACCACCCGCACTCGATTCACCTCCGCCGCCGTGAGCTACAACGTCGGCTACGCGCTCTTTGGGGGTACCGCCCCGTTCATCGGCACCTGGCTCGTTGATGCGACGAAGCTCAACGCCAGCCCGGGAATCTACGTGGCCATCGCTGCGGCGATCGTCTTCCTCGTTCTCGTCTTCACCAATGTCCCCGAAACTCACCCGCTGAAACGGCGGGCCACGCAAGGAGTACACGCATGA